A window of Corallococcus macrosporus DSM 14697 contains these coding sequences:
- a CDS encoding aldehyde dehydrogenase family protein, translated as MVSAVPAYAEWSNLERRIRALVPEAFDPAGRVLNLIAGEWGHPGKGKPYLSPVDGTVLGRLPMIDADTARIAASAAAAESRTWANQDLDARKERVSQCLSLLREQRELLALILAWEIGKPVPQARVSVDRCITGVEWYVSQIEPMVEGRRPLGLISNIASWNYPLSVLVHAVLVQVLVGNSAIAKTPTDGGLFSLTLCMALARRCGLPVSLISGSGGQLSDALVRNPEIACLSFVGGKANGRDIAASLYDRNKRYMLEMEGVNAYGIWHFSDWEGLAKQLKKGFEYGKQRCTAYPRFVVERSLMPRFLETYLPVVSALKVGHPLLAESLEGEPPALDFGPLINSQKVEELHGHMSEAEGRGAVPLFAGRLDSERFLPDQDVSAYLAPHALLHVPRNCKLYHGEPFGPVDTLVVVDSEEELVAEMNVSNGSLVASIACDEPDTYRRVASELRAFKVGHNAPRSRGDREEVFGGIGGSWKGCFVGGRYLVQAVTEGEPGERLHGNFHDYTQLPDTR; from the coding sequence ATGGTGAGTGCGGTGCCTGCTTACGCGGAGTGGTCCAACCTGGAGCGCCGAATCCGGGCGCTCGTTCCCGAGGCGTTCGACCCGGCGGGTCGAGTGCTCAACCTCATCGCGGGGGAATGGGGGCATCCCGGGAAGGGAAAGCCCTACCTGTCCCCGGTGGACGGCACCGTCCTGGGCCGTCTGCCCATGATTGACGCCGACACGGCGCGCATCGCCGCGAGCGCCGCCGCCGCGGAGTCGCGGACCTGGGCGAACCAGGACCTCGACGCCCGCAAGGAGCGGGTCAGCCAATGTCTGTCCCTGCTGCGGGAGCAACGCGAGCTGCTGGCCCTCATCCTGGCCTGGGAGATTGGCAAGCCCGTGCCGCAGGCGCGCGTCAGCGTGGACCGCTGCATCACCGGCGTGGAGTGGTACGTCTCTCAAATCGAGCCCATGGTGGAGGGCCGCCGTCCGCTGGGGCTCATCTCCAACATCGCCTCGTGGAACTACCCGCTGTCGGTGCTGGTCCACGCCGTGCTGGTCCAGGTGCTCGTGGGCAACAGCGCCATCGCCAAGACGCCCACGGATGGCGGGCTCTTCTCGCTGACGCTCTGCATGGCGCTCGCGCGCCGCTGCGGGCTGCCCGTGTCGCTCATCAGCGGCTCGGGTGGGCAGCTCAGCGACGCGCTGGTGCGCAACCCCGAAATCGCCTGCCTGTCCTTCGTGGGCGGCAAGGCGAACGGGCGGGACATCGCGGCCAGCCTCTATGACCGCAACAAGCGCTACATGCTGGAGATGGAGGGCGTGAACGCCTACGGCATCTGGCACTTCAGCGACTGGGAGGGGCTGGCGAAGCAGCTCAAGAAGGGCTTCGAGTACGGCAAGCAGCGCTGCACCGCGTACCCGCGCTTCGTGGTGGAGCGCAGCCTGATGCCGCGCTTCCTGGAGACGTACCTGCCCGTGGTCTCCGCGCTGAAGGTGGGCCACCCGCTGCTGGCGGAGTCGCTGGAGGGCGAGCCGCCCGCGCTCGACTTCGGCCCGCTCATCAACAGCCAGAAGGTCGAGGAGCTGCACGGCCACATGAGCGAGGCGGAGGGCCGCGGCGCCGTGCCGCTGTTCGCCGGGCGGCTGGATTCAGAGCGCTTCCTGCCGGACCAGGACGTCTCCGCGTACCTGGCGCCACACGCGCTGCTGCACGTGCCGCGCAACTGCAAGCTCTACCACGGCGAGCCCTTTGGCCCCGTGGACACGCTCGTCGTGGTGGACAGCGAGGAGGAGCTCGTCGCGGAGATGAACGTGTCCAACGGCTCCCTCGTCGCCTCCATCGCCTGCGACGAGCCGGACACGTACCGCCGCGTCGCCAGCGAGCTGCGCGCCTTCAAGGTGGGCCACAACGCCCCGCGCTCGCGGGGAGACCGGGAAGAGGTCTTCGGCGGCATCGGCGGCTCGTGGAAGGGGTGCTTCGTGGGCGGCAGGTACCTGGTCCAGGCCGTCACCGAGGGCGAGCCCGGTGAGCGGCTGCACGGCAACTTCCACGACTACACGCAGCTCCCCGACACGCGCTGA
- a CDS encoding SDR family NAD(P)-dependent oxidoreductase: MATFTHRTALVTGAASGIGLGVARQLAEQGAARLILVDLSQEALAQVALPCAVDRAVGDVRDEAFWEALAPRLAGLDHAVVNAGVAGASTIVDHAFEQWRRILSINLDGAFLTLRAAMRAMKGRGGSIVATASAAGVKPEPGVAAYGASKAALIHLVKVAAKEGAADRIRVNAIAPAGVETPVWDAVPMFAERVAKVGRDEAFAELAALATPLGRYASPEEVARQIAFLLSDDCALTTGTTLLSDGGYTL; this comes from the coding sequence ATGGCGACATTCACCCATCGAACCGCGCTCGTGACGGGCGCTGCTTCTGGCATCGGGCTGGGGGTGGCGCGGCAGCTCGCCGAGCAAGGCGCCGCACGGCTGATTCTGGTCGACCTCTCGCAGGAGGCGCTGGCGCAGGTGGCGCTTCCCTGCGCGGTCGACCGGGCCGTGGGGGACGTGCGAGACGAGGCATTCTGGGAGGCCCTGGCGCCAAGGCTGGCGGGGCTTGACCATGCCGTGGTCAACGCGGGCGTCGCGGGGGCATCGACCATCGTCGACCACGCGTTCGAGCAATGGCGCCGCATCCTGTCCATCAACCTGGACGGTGCGTTCCTGACGCTGCGCGCAGCGATGCGCGCGATGAAGGGGCGCGGCGGCTCCATCGTCGCGACGGCCTCTGCCGCGGGCGTGAAGCCCGAGCCGGGCGTCGCGGCGTATGGCGCGTCGAAGGCGGCGCTGATTCACCTGGTGAAGGTGGCGGCGAAGGAGGGCGCCGCCGACCGGATTCGTGTCAACGCCATCGCGCCCGCGGGCGTCGAGACGCCTGTCTGGGATGCCGTCCCGATGTTCGCGGAACGGGTGGCGAAGGTCGGGCGCGATGAGGCGTTCGCCGAACTGGCGGCACTCGCGACCCCGCTGGGCCGCTATGCCAGCCCCGAGGAGGTCGCGCGTCAGATTGCCTTCCTGCTGTCGGATGACTGCGCCCTGACGACAGGCACGACCTTGCTGAGCGACGGGGGCTATACGCTCTGA
- a CDS encoding acetolactate synthase large subunit has protein sequence MKAADLFVKALEAEGVRSVFGLPGEENLDVIEAMRAAGMRLVLTRHEQAAGFMAATYGRLTGRAGVVLSTLGPGATNLVTAAAYAQLGAMPMVMLTGQKPIKAGKQGHFQIVDVVGMMRPLTKLTRTLVSAEHVPSAVREAFRRAEEERPGATHLELPEDVAREQTDAALLAPSAQRRPVADEASIALAVEAIGSARRPLLMIGAGANRKLTSEMLRVFVDKTGIPFFSTQMGKGVVDESHPLWLGTAALSEGDFVHRAIEASDCIINVGHDVIEKPPFFMRDSRRTVVHLNFSSAAVDPVYFPQLEVTGDIANAVWRIGEGLGARARWDFTPFEKFRAGLEAQLAQGGDDDRFPIYPARLVAELRRALPDDGIVCLDNGMYKLWFARYYRTRRPNTLLLDNALATMGAGLPSAIAAKLVHPRRKVVAVCGDGGFMMNSQELETAVRLGLDLTVVVVRDDGYGMIRWKQGEMGLPDFGMALGNPDFVRYAEAYGAHGHRPTSATEFGATLARCLASSGVHVIDVPIDYSDNARALGAGAEELAAL, from the coding sequence ATGAAGGCGGCAGACCTGTTCGTCAAAGCGTTGGAGGCCGAGGGCGTTCGCAGCGTCTTCGGACTTCCCGGAGAGGAGAACCTGGACGTCATCGAGGCCATGCGGGCCGCGGGCATGCGGCTGGTGCTGACCCGCCATGAGCAGGCCGCGGGCTTCATGGCGGCCACGTATGGACGGCTCACCGGCCGCGCGGGCGTGGTCCTGTCGACGCTGGGGCCCGGGGCGACCAACCTCGTCACGGCCGCGGCGTACGCGCAGCTCGGCGCCATGCCCATGGTGATGCTCACCGGGCAGAAGCCCATCAAGGCGGGCAAGCAGGGCCACTTCCAGATCGTGGACGTGGTGGGGATGATGCGCCCGCTGACGAAGCTGACGCGCACGCTCGTGTCGGCCGAGCACGTCCCGTCGGCCGTCCGCGAGGCCTTCCGCCGCGCCGAGGAGGAGCGCCCCGGCGCGACGCACCTGGAGCTGCCGGAGGACGTGGCCCGGGAGCAGACGGACGCCGCGCTGCTGGCGCCCAGCGCCCAGCGCCGGCCCGTGGCGGACGAGGCGTCCATCGCGCTGGCCGTGGAGGCCATCGGCTCGGCGCGCCGGCCCCTGCTGATGATTGGCGCGGGCGCCAACCGCAAGCTCACGTCGGAGATGCTCCGCGTCTTCGTGGACAAGACGGGCATCCCCTTCTTCAGCACGCAGATGGGCAAGGGCGTCGTGGACGAGTCGCACCCGCTGTGGCTGGGCACGGCGGCCCTGTCGGAGGGGGACTTCGTCCACCGCGCCATCGAGGCCTCGGACTGCATCATCAACGTGGGCCACGACGTCATCGAGAAGCCGCCGTTCTTCATGCGCGACAGCCGCCGCACGGTGGTCCATCTCAACTTCTCGTCGGCCGCCGTGGACCCGGTGTACTTCCCGCAGTTGGAGGTGACGGGCGACATCGCGAACGCGGTGTGGCGCATCGGTGAGGGGCTGGGGGCACGCGCGCGCTGGGACTTCACGCCCTTCGAGAAGTTCCGCGCGGGGCTGGAGGCCCAGCTCGCGCAGGGTGGCGATGACGACCGCTTCCCCATCTACCCCGCGCGGCTCGTGGCGGAGCTGCGGCGCGCGCTGCCGGACGACGGCATCGTGTGCCTGGACAACGGCATGTACAAGCTGTGGTTCGCCCGCTACTACCGCACGCGCCGGCCCAACACGCTGCTGCTCGACAACGCGCTGGCGACGATGGGCGCGGGGCTCCCGTCGGCCATCGCGGCGAAGCTGGTGCACCCCCGCCGCAAGGTGGTGGCCGTCTGCGGAGACGGCGGGTTCATGATGAACTCGCAGGAGCTGGAGACGGCCGTGCGGCTGGGGTTGGACCTGACGGTGGTCGTCGTGCGTGACGACGGCTACGGGATGATTCGCTGGAAGCAGGGGGAGATGGGCCTGCCGGACTTCGGGATGGCGCTGGGGAACCCGGACTTCGTCCGCTACGCGGAGGCGTACGGGGCCCACGGCCACCGGCCCACCAGCGCGACGGAGTTCGGCGCCACGCTGGCCCGCTGCCTGGCGTCGAGCGGCGTCCACGTCATCGACGTCCCCATCGACTACTCGGACAACGCGCGGGCGCTCGGCGCGGGCGCGGAGGAGCTGGCCGCGCTCTGA
- a CDS encoding serine/threonine-protein kinase, with translation MDLRGRGAYGAVYRARDVTGTRIVALKLALHARDERFAREAELLSRIHHPAVPRLRASGDWQPAKGPPHPYLAMDWVEGTPLYDWAREHGPTSRQVMVLLARLARALEATHAAGGLHRDVKGHNVLVREEDGQAFLIDFGSSHYVGAATQTSSPFPPGTPAYRSPEAWRFVAGDAAAPYAPGQADDVFALGVTAFRVISGRYPPSTHPEVAESRFWHAEGAQAPSPRDSNGHCCLALSALVSRMLAPGLHARGTARELAEAMERAVAQAGPEADVPLRVGGAPRSRAAAQWNGRSIPRRARRRRWPWVAIVGLGGPLVLSLGWGARAGASVTMAPGPTVVAEEATDGGTVAVGDSVFSAPVATAQTPSAWSTIALDLPPRPFPGQTRPDASGRCPRKVHIPIHGGCWVKLAVDPKDCAEDGYVYKGDCYLPAFPSARPATSSPAHCPVHH, from the coding sequence ATGGACCTGCGGGGCCGGGGGGCGTACGGCGCCGTCTACCGGGCCCGGGATGTGACGGGCACGCGCATCGTGGCCCTCAAGCTGGCGCTGCATGCTCGGGACGAGCGCTTCGCGCGCGAGGCGGAGCTGCTGTCCCGCATCCACCACCCCGCCGTGCCCCGGCTGCGAGCAAGCGGGGACTGGCAACCCGCCAAGGGGCCGCCCCATCCCTACCTGGCCATGGACTGGGTGGAGGGCACGCCGCTCTATGACTGGGCCCGCGAGCACGGCCCCACGTCGCGGCAGGTGATGGTCCTGCTCGCGAGGTTGGCGCGGGCGCTGGAGGCCACGCACGCGGCGGGAGGCCTGCACCGGGACGTCAAGGGGCACAACGTGCTGGTGCGCGAGGAGGATGGGCAGGCGTTCCTCATCGACTTCGGCTCCAGTCACTACGTGGGCGCCGCGACGCAGACGAGCTCGCCGTTTCCGCCGGGCACGCCCGCCTACCGCTCCCCGGAAGCGTGGCGCTTCGTCGCCGGTGACGCCGCGGCGCCCTACGCCCCGGGACAGGCGGATGACGTCTTCGCCCTGGGCGTCACGGCGTTCCGGGTGATTTCGGGGCGCTATCCCCCGTCGACGCATCCGGAGGTGGCGGAGTCGCGGTTCTGGCACGCAGAGGGCGCCCAGGCACCGTCGCCACGAGACAGCAACGGACACTGCTGCCTGGCGTTGAGCGCGCTGGTGTCACGCATGCTGGCTCCGGGGCTCCACGCGCGAGGTACGGCACGCGAGCTGGCGGAGGCGATGGAGCGCGCGGTGGCGCAGGCAGGGCCTGAGGCGGATGTGCCGCTCAGGGTGGGCGGTGCCCCTCGGTCCCGGGCAGCGGCGCAGTGGAATGGACGTTCCATTCCGCGTCGCGCCCGGCGGAGGCGGTGGCCGTGGGTCGCCATCGTTGGCCTGGGAGGGCCCCTCGTGCTGAGCCTCGGCTGGGGGGCCCGTGCGGGGGCCTCGGTCACCATGGCGCCCGGGCCCACGGTCGTGGCCGAAGAGGCGACGGACGGTGGCACCGTGGCCGTGGGGGACAGCGTGTTTTCGGCGCCCGTTGCGACCGCCCAGACGCCCTCCGCCTGGTCCACCATTGCGCTGGACTTGCCACCACGCCCCTTCCCCGGCCAGACACGCCCCGATGCATCCGGCCGATGCCCACGGAAGGTTCACATCCCCATTCACGGGGGCTGCTGGGTGAAGCTCGCCGTGGATCCCAAGGACTGTGCCGAAGATGGGTATGTGTACAAAGGCGACTGCTACCTACCCGCGTTCCCCTCAGCACGGCCCGCCACGTCCAGCCCCGCGCACTGCCCTGTTCATCACTGA
- a CDS encoding GNAT family N-acetyltransferase yields the protein MEPTYTVTAVRHRGELEHILALQQKNLKQALSADELHTQGFVTVQHDLSALERMHAMAPSIVAHQDGALVAYALTMPREARALAPVLEPMFTLFDSLQFRGKPLSGFRFYVMGQICVDKAHRGRGLFDRLYQQHREHFRDRYDLIVTEVSVRNHRSMRAHERVGFETIHTYRDATDEWAVVAWDWASPRPPNAAG from the coding sequence ATGGAGCCCACCTACACAGTCACCGCCGTGCGCCACCGGGGCGAGCTGGAGCACATCCTGGCGCTGCAACAGAAGAACCTGAAGCAGGCGCTGTCCGCGGACGAGCTGCACACGCAGGGGTTCGTCACGGTCCAGCACGACCTGTCCGCGCTGGAGCGGATGCACGCCATGGCGCCCAGCATCGTCGCCCACCAGGACGGCGCACTGGTGGCCTACGCCCTGACGATGCCGCGCGAGGCCCGCGCGTTGGCGCCCGTCCTGGAGCCGATGTTCACGCTCTTCGACTCGCTCCAGTTCCGGGGCAAGCCCCTGAGCGGCTTCCGCTTCTACGTGATGGGGCAGATCTGCGTCGACAAGGCGCACCGGGGACGGGGCCTGTTCGACCGGCTCTACCAGCAGCACCGGGAGCACTTCCGGGACCGGTACGACCTCATCGTCACCGAGGTGTCCGTGCGCAACCACCGCTCGATGCGCGCGCACGAGCGGGTCGGCTTCGAGACGATCCACACCTACCGGGACGCGACGGACGAGTGGGCCGTGGTCGCCTGGGACTGGGCATCGCCACGTCCCCCGAACGCCGCGGGCTGA
- a CDS encoding LysR substrate-binding domain-containing protein, producing MELRHLRYFSAVADTLHFGRAARRVHVSQPTLSQQVRQLEEELGAPLFERARSGVRLTQAGELFRTYASRALEDVDAGRSAVGALRGLTTGALRVGYPPSMRGVVLPALSAVLRKHPGLVLSAEEAVVRRVERRLADGRLDVGLGYAPARSPDLEAEPVFDSKLALVVAKGHALARLESVGARPLAQEPFALLSRGLRVRARVDAYFAAIRIAPHVALESNAVATVLATVRAGLAVTVLPEPQLADAAGLVVKRLSPAPRAELAALLWRKGAPRTPAAELFAAEVRGARRPGRR from the coding sequence ATGGAACTGCGCCACCTCCGCTACTTCTCCGCCGTCGCGGACACCCTGCACTTCGGGCGGGCCGCCAGGCGCGTCCACGTCTCGCAGCCCACCCTGTCGCAGCAGGTTCGCCAGCTCGAGGAGGAGCTCGGCGCGCCCCTCTTCGAGCGCGCCCGGAGCGGCGTGCGGTTGACTCAGGCGGGCGAGCTGTTCCGCACCTACGCCTCGCGAGCGCTGGAGGACGTGGACGCGGGCCGCTCCGCCGTGGGCGCGCTGCGGGGCCTCACCACCGGCGCCCTGCGCGTGGGCTACCCGCCCAGCATGCGAGGCGTCGTGCTGCCCGCGCTCTCCGCGGTGCTGCGCAAGCACCCGGGGCTGGTGCTGAGCGCGGAGGAGGCCGTGGTGCGGCGTGTGGAGCGGCGGCTGGCGGATGGCCGTCTCGACGTGGGTTTGGGCTACGCCCCCGCGCGCTCACCGGACCTGGAGGCGGAGCCCGTCTTCGACAGCAAGCTGGCGCTGGTGGTCGCCAAGGGGCACGCCCTGGCGAGGCTGGAGAGCGTGGGCGCCAGGCCCCTGGCCCAGGAGCCCTTCGCCCTGCTCTCCCGGGGGCTTCGCGTCCGGGCTCGGGTGGATGCGTACTTCGCCGCCATCCGCATCGCGCCGCACGTGGCGCTGGAGTCGAACGCCGTGGCGACGGTGCTGGCCACCGTCCGCGCGGGGCTCGCGGTGACGGTGCTCCCGGAGCCCCAGCTCGCGGACGCCGCGGGGCTGGTGGTGAAGCGGCTCTCCCCTGCCCCACGCGCCGAGCTGGCGGCGCTCCTGTGGCGAAAGGGCGCGCCGCGCACGCCGGCCGCGGAGCTGTTCGCGGCGGAGGTGCGCGGCGCCAGGCGCCCGGGCCGGCGGTGA
- a CDS encoding methyltransferase: MLQMFTAYWLPQALHTVAKLRIPDRLMEGPRTAAELARDTEMHEDSLLRVLRALSSVGVFSETEEGRFGSTPLSQTLRSDQPDSLWGYLTLVNSDWFWRTWEQLPHAVKSGQPGFERAHGQSFFEFLSSRPEAGETFNKAMTSFSAISGSQVVAERYDFSKVRTVVDVAGGEGSLLVQLLNAHPHLRGVLFELPPVVEVAKATIEKGGVASRCEPVGGSFFESVPAGHDVYMMKMIIHDWADDQAVRILKTCRQAMREDSKLLLIEQLIPEQKLSGFQMFIDLTMMAMFGSKERTAKEFQALFAQAGLELTRTLELVHGYAIIEAKPVG; encoded by the coding sequence ATGCTGCAGATGTTCACGGCCTACTGGCTTCCACAGGCGCTGCACACCGTGGCGAAGCTGCGCATCCCGGACCGCTTGATGGAGGGTCCCCGAACCGCGGCCGAGCTGGCACGCGACACGGAGATGCACGAGGACTCCTTGCTCCGGGTCCTGCGTGCGCTCTCCAGCGTGGGGGTCTTCTCCGAGACGGAAGAAGGCCGCTTCGGCTCGACGCCGTTGTCCCAGACGCTGCGCTCCGACCAGCCAGACTCGCTGTGGGGCTATCTGACGCTGGTGAACTCCGACTGGTTCTGGCGGACCTGGGAGCAGCTTCCGCATGCCGTCAAGTCGGGGCAGCCCGGGTTCGAGCGGGCCCATGGCCAGTCCTTCTTCGAGTTCCTATCCAGCCGCCCGGAGGCGGGGGAGACCTTCAACAAGGCGATGACCTCATTCTCCGCCATCAGCGGCTCCCAGGTGGTGGCGGAGCGCTATGACTTCTCGAAGGTGCGGACGGTCGTCGACGTGGCGGGTGGTGAGGGTTCGCTCCTCGTGCAGCTTCTGAATGCCCACCCGCACCTGCGCGGCGTGCTGTTCGAGCTGCCGCCTGTCGTCGAGGTGGCGAAGGCCACCATTGAAAAGGGCGGCGTCGCGAGCCGCTGCGAGCCCGTCGGTGGGAGCTTCTTCGAGTCGGTGCCAGCGGGGCATGACGTCTACATGATGAAGATGATCATCCACGACTGGGCGGACGACCAGGCTGTGCGAATCTTGAAGACCTGCCGTCAGGCGATGCGGGAGGATTCAAAGCTGCTGCTTATCGAACAGCTCATCCCGGAGCAGAAGCTGTCCGGCTTCCAGATGTTCATCGACCTGACGATGATGGCGATGTTCGGCAGCAAGGAGCGCACCGCGAAGGAGTTCCAGGCCTTGTTCGCGCAAGCCGGGCTCGAGCTGACGAGGACCCTCGAGCTGGTTCATGGCTATGCCATCATTGAAGCGAAGCCGGTTGGCTGA
- a CDS encoding alpha-amylase family glycosyl hydrolase: MLNALSRRLAALLSLSLLSLAGLPAHAARNTTATQAPAEARTCGPVKDPDWMRGAVVYGVVPPLFGVEPFKAVTAKLDYLRGLGIDVLWLSPVNTTTDPGDFGYAVTDYFDVRPDYGTKADFKELVDQAHARGMKVMMDFVPNHTSNAHPYFRDVLAKGKQSPYYGYYDRDALGQPTHYFDWKHLPNLNFDNPKVVAMVQRAFQYWVREFDVDGFRVDVAWGVKERRPDFWCDLSTALRREKPDVYLLAEASAHDPYFVRNGFNAAYDWSASLGHWAWENVFEDRQQVAPKLYAALKAGQTPEDRVARFLNNNDTAKRFIGRYGPGSTRVAAALLLTLPGIPIVYTGDEVGAEYEPYQEPPPLAWEQDPHGLREHYRKLIDLRDTNPALASGAWLPVPVEDNPAALAYLRHVDGASEPVLVVLNFGSARTLRLSLPKGFSHLSTHAALRDLLGERDVSIRAQGTRLEVAMPASGAVLLSPRS; encoded by the coding sequence ATGCTCAACGCCCTCTCCCGACGCCTGGCCGCCCTGCTCTCGCTGAGCCTCCTCTCCCTCGCGGGCCTGCCCGCCCACGCCGCCCGGAACACCACCGCCACGCAGGCGCCCGCCGAGGCCCGCACCTGTGGCCCGGTGAAGGACCCGGACTGGATGCGAGGCGCCGTCGTGTACGGCGTCGTCCCGCCCCTGTTCGGCGTCGAGCCCTTCAAGGCCGTCACCGCGAAGCTGGACTACCTGCGCGGCCTGGGCATCGACGTGCTGTGGCTGTCTCCCGTGAATACGACGACGGACCCGGGGGACTTCGGCTACGCCGTCACCGACTACTTCGACGTGCGCCCCGACTACGGGACGAAGGCCGACTTCAAGGAGCTGGTCGACCAGGCGCACGCGCGCGGCATGAAGGTGATGATGGACTTCGTCCCCAACCACACGTCGAACGCGCACCCGTACTTCCGGGACGTGCTCGCGAAGGGGAAGCAGTCGCCGTACTACGGCTACTACGACCGCGACGCCCTGGGGCAGCCGACGCACTACTTCGACTGGAAGCACCTGCCGAACCTCAACTTCGACAACCCGAAGGTCGTGGCGATGGTGCAGCGCGCCTTTCAGTACTGGGTCCGCGAGTTCGACGTGGACGGCTTCCGCGTGGACGTGGCCTGGGGCGTGAAGGAGCGCCGCCCGGACTTCTGGTGCGACCTGTCCACGGCCCTGCGGAGGGAGAAGCCGGACGTCTACCTGCTCGCGGAGGCGAGCGCGCATGACCCGTACTTCGTCCGCAACGGCTTCAACGCGGCCTATGACTGGAGCGCCTCGCTGGGCCACTGGGCCTGGGAGAACGTCTTCGAGGACCGTCAGCAGGTGGCCCCGAAGCTGTACGCGGCCCTGAAGGCCGGGCAGACGCCCGAGGACCGCGTGGCCCGCTTCCTCAACAACAACGACACGGCGAAGCGCTTCATCGGCCGCTACGGCCCGGGCTCCACACGGGTGGCCGCCGCGCTGCTGCTCACCCTGCCCGGCATTCCCATTGTCTACACGGGCGACGAGGTGGGGGCCGAGTACGAGCCCTACCAGGAGCCGCCGCCCCTCGCGTGGGAGCAGGACCCGCATGGCCTGCGGGAGCACTACCGGAAGCTCATCGACCTGAGAGACACGAACCCCGCGCTCGCCAGCGGCGCCTGGCTGCCGGTGCCCGTGGAGGACAACCCCGCCGCCCTGGCCTACCTGCGCCACGTGGACGGAGCGAGCGAGCCCGTGCTCGTCGTGCTGAACTTCGGGTCCGCCAGGACGCTGCGGCTGTCGCTCCCCAAGGGCTTCTCCCACCTGTCCACCCACGCGGCCCTGAGGGACCTGCTGGGCGAGCGGGACGTCTCCATCCGCGCCCAGGGGACGCGGCTGGAAGTGGCCATGCCCGCCTCGGGCGCGGTGCTGCTCTCCCCCCGAAGCTGA
- a CDS encoding aldehyde dehydrogenase family protein translates to MLAERYPYYLANRPRQPNAELAVTHKYSGEVVTRVALADAAAVEEAIAAAVRAAGPMRKLAPYARQAVLEHCVRRFRERAEELALALAIEAGKPLRDARGEVDRLIDTFKAAAEEAVRGGGEVLNLEVSQRAAGYRGFTQRVPVGPCSFITPFNFPLNLVAHKVAPAIAAGCPFILKPSDRTPVSALLMAEVLAETDLPEGAFSVLPVRLEDIGPLIEDDRLKLLSFTGSEKVGWELKARAGRKKVVLELGGNAACVVDEAPGAPLDVIADRVAHGAFFQAGQSCISVQRVLVHASLYDALKEQLVARAKALRPGNPSDEATTLGPMIDEPAARRLEGWIQEAARRGARVLAGGGRRGSVLEATVLEGVPDDAALSTEEAFGPVVLLQPFHDFDAALALVNSGRFGLQAGLFTQDLSRAMKAWDELEVGGVVVGDVPSFRVDTMPYGGVKGSGIGREGVKYAIEDMTELRLLVLRQA, encoded by the coding sequence ATGCTGGCTGAACGTTATCCGTACTACCTGGCCAACCGTCCCCGGCAGCCCAACGCGGAGCTGGCCGTCACCCACAAATACTCGGGCGAGGTCGTGACGCGCGTGGCGCTCGCGGACGCCGCGGCCGTGGAGGAGGCCATCGCCGCCGCGGTGCGCGCGGCGGGGCCCATGCGGAAGCTGGCGCCCTACGCGCGGCAGGCGGTGCTCGAACACTGCGTGCGCCGCTTCCGCGAGCGCGCGGAGGAGCTGGCCCTGGCGCTCGCCATCGAGGCGGGCAAGCCGCTGCGCGACGCCCGCGGCGAGGTGGACCGGCTCATCGACACCTTCAAGGCCGCCGCCGAGGAGGCCGTGCGCGGCGGCGGCGAGGTGCTGAACCTGGAGGTGTCCCAGCGCGCCGCGGGCTACCGGGGCTTCACCCAGCGCGTGCCGGTGGGGCCCTGCTCGTTCATCACCCCGTTCAACTTCCCGCTCAACCTGGTGGCGCACAAGGTGGCGCCGGCCATCGCCGCGGGCTGCCCCTTCATCCTCAAGCCGTCGGACCGCACGCCGGTGAGCGCGCTCCTCATGGCGGAGGTGCTGGCGGAGACGGACCTGCCCGAAGGGGCCTTCTCGGTGCTGCCCGTGCGGCTGGAGGACATCGGGCCGCTCATCGAGGATGACCGGCTGAAGCTGCTCTCGTTCACCGGCTCGGAGAAGGTGGGGTGGGAGCTGAAGGCGCGGGCCGGCCGCAAGAAGGTGGTGCTGGAGCTGGGCGGCAACGCGGCCTGCGTGGTGGACGAGGCGCCCGGCGCGCCGCTGGACGTCATCGCGGACCGGGTGGCGCATGGCGCCTTCTTCCAGGCGGGGCAGAGCTGCATCTCGGTGCAGCGCGTGCTGGTGCATGCCTCGCTGTACGACGCGCTGAAGGAGCAGCTCGTCGCGCGGGCCAAGGCGCTGCGGCCGGGCAACCCGTCGGACGAAGCCACGACGCTGGGGCCCATGATTGACGAGCCCGCCGCGCGGCGGCTGGAAGGGTGGATTCAGGAGGCCGCGCGGCGCGGGGCGCGGGTGCTGGCGGGAGGCGGACGGCGCGGCTCGGTGCTGGAGGCGACGGTGCTGGAGGGCGTCCCCGACGACGCGGCGCTGAGCACCGAGGAGGCGTTCGGCCCGGTCGTCCTGCTCCAGCCGTTTCATGACTTCGACGCGGCGCTGGCCCTGGTGAACAGCGGGCGCTTCGGGCTCCAGGCGGGCCTCTTCACGCAGGACCTGTCGCGGGCGATGAAGGCCTGGGACGAGCTGGAGGTGGGCGGCGTAGTGGTGGGCGACGTGCCGAGCTTCCGGGTCGACACCATGCCCTACGGCGGCGTGAAGGGCTCGGGCATCGGCCGCGAGGGCGTGAAGTACGCCATCGAGGACATGACGGAGCTCCGGCTGCTGGTGCTGCGTCAGGCGTGA